A genomic region of Camelus ferus isolate YT-003-E chromosome 11, BCGSAC_Cfer_1.0, whole genome shotgun sequence contains the following coding sequences:
- the ARHGAP22 gene encoding rho GTPase-activating protein 22 isoform X5 encodes MGLCCCKDWRGHLRAPKGGAGEREKVPANPEALLLMASSQRDMEDWVQAIRRVIWAPLGGGTARSSHAHPLEPLSPGIFGQRLEDTVHHERKYGPRLAPLLVEQCVDFIRERGLTEEGLFRMPGQANLVRDLQDSFDCGEKPLFDSTTDVHTVASLLKLYLRELPEPVVPFARYEDFLSCAQLLTKDEGEGTLELAKQVSSLPLVNYNLLRYICKFLDEVQSHSDVNKMSVQNLATVFGPNILRPQIEDPVTIMEGTSLVQHLMTVLIRKHSQLFTSRTTEGPASPRGGPPCTVGWGPEEVTRDSQPEPGSPGAPGLPSHRTSSLDGAAVAALSRTSPTGLGSRRGPVATSPGKKVQTLPNWRSSFRQSGSRSGSPKVGSASLEVPIISSGGNWLMNGLSSLRGHRRASSGDRLKDSGSEQRLSTYDNVPPASLFPSTSSGAGTPWSGASSYEASARGSVSSCTACRASDSSACSSLHTEGALEPSPAPSSSEECRPLGPERGLDGVGTCISSSEPSEPGSPAREHARRSEALQGLVAELRAQLCRQRTEYEASVQRLEEGSADLRKRMSRLEEELDQEKKKYAMLEIKLRNSERAREDAEKRNQLLQKEMEEFFSTLGSLTIGAKGARAPK; translated from the exons GTGGAGCcggggagagggagaaggtgcCGGCCAACCCCGAGGCGCTCCTGCTCATGGCCAGCTCCCAGCGGGACATGGAGGACTGGGTGCAGGCCATCCGCCGGGTCATCTGGGCCCCGCTTGGCGGAGGTACTGCCCGTAGCTCGCATGCTCACCCTCTAGAACCCTTGTCTCCAG GGATCTTTGGGCAGCGCCTGGAGGACACCGTCCACCACGAGCGCAAGTATGGCCCACGCCTGGCGCCCCTGCTGGTGGAGCAGTGCGTGGACTTCATCCGGGAGCGCGGGCTCACCGAGGAAGGCCTCTTCCGCATGCCCGGCCAGGCCAACCTGGTGAGGGACCTGCAGGATTCCTTCGACTGCGGGGAGAAGCCCCTGTTCGACAG CACCACAGACGTGCACACGGTGGCCTCCCTGCTGAAGCTCTACCTGCGGGAGCTCCCCGAGCCCGTGGTCCCCTTCGCCAGATACGAGGACTTCCTCAGCTGCGCCCAGCTGCTCACCAAGGACGAGGGGGAG GGGACTCTGGAGTTGGCTAAACAAGTGAGCAGCCTTCCCCTGGTCAACTACAACCTGCTCAGATACATCTGCAA GTTTCTGGATGAAGTTCAGTCCCACTCAGATGTCAACAAGATGAGTGTCCAGAACCTGGCAACCGTTTTTGGACCTAATATACTTCGGCCACAGATAGAAGACCCGGTGACCATCATGGAAG GCACTTCCCTGGTCCAGCACCTGATGACCGTCCTGATCCGCAAACACAGCCAGCTCTTCACCTCGAGGACCACAGAAGGGCCAGCCTCCCCACGCGGGGGCCCCCCATGCACCGTGGGATGGGGCCCGGAGGAGGTCACCAGGGACAGCCAGCCAGAGCCCGGCAGCCCCGGTGCCCCCGGCCTGCCCTCGCACAGGACCTCTTCTCTGGATGGGGCCGCCGTGGCGGCGCTCTCCAGAACCTCTCCCACGGGCCTGGGGAGCCGACGCGGCCCCGTTGCCACCAGCCCTGGGAAGAAGGTGCAGACTCTGCCCAACTGGAGGTCCTCCTTCCGGCAGTCGGGGTCCCGGTCCGGGAGCCCGAAGGTGGGCAGCGCATCCCTGGAGGTACCCATCATCTCCTCCGGAGGGAACTGGCTCATGAATGGGCTGTCCTCCCTGCGGGGCCACCGCCGGGCCTCCTCGGGAGACCGGCTCAAGGACTCAGGCTCCGAGCAGAGACTCTCCACCTACGACAACGTGCCCCCAgccagcctcttccccagcacGTCCAGCGGGGCCGGCACGCCGTGGTCTGGGGCCTCCTCCTACGAGGCCTCGGCCAGGGGCTCGGTCAGCAGCTGCACGGCCTGCCGGGCCAGCGACTCCTCCGCCTGCAGCTCCCTGCACACCGAGGGGGCCCTGgagccctcccccgcccccagcagcagTGAGGAGTGCAGACCCCTGGGCCCGGAGCGCGGCCTGGATGGGGTGGGCACCTGCATCAGCAGCAGCGAGCCCAGCGAGCCGGGCAGCCCGGCTCGGGAGCATGCCCGCCGCTCCGAGGCGCTCCAGGGCCTGGTCGCAGAGCTCAGGGCACAGCTGTGCCGGCAGAGGACTGAGTACGAGGCGAGTGTGCAAAG ACTCGAAGAAGGTAGTGCCGACCTGAGGAAACGAATGTCACGGCTAGAAGAAGAGCTGGACCAGGAGAAGAAGAAGTACGCGATGCTGGAAATAAAGCTGCGGAACTCGGAGCGGGCGCGGGAGGACGCGGAGAAGAGGAACCAGCTGCTGCAGAAGGAAATGGAGGAGTTTTTTTCAACCCTGGGAAGCCTGACCATTGGGGCCAAAGGTGCCAGAGCCCCAAAGTAA